One genomic segment of Desmodus rotundus isolate HL8 chromosome 5, HLdesRot8A.1, whole genome shotgun sequence includes these proteins:
- the LOC128781041 gene encoding olfactory receptor 2D3 produces MGEENQTFVAEFIFLGLSRDLQTQILLFILFLIIYLLTVLGNLLIIILTFMDSRLHTPMYLFLRNLSFADLCFSTSIVPQVLVHFLVNRKTISFGGCVAQIFVFLLVGCTECALLAVMSYDRYVAVCKPLHYSTVMTQQVCLQLALASWASGTIVSLVDTTFTFQLPYRGQNIINHYFCEPPALLKVASADTYSTEMGIFAMGVVMLLAPVSLILVSYCHIISTVIQMQSGEGRLKAFSTCGSHLVVVILFYGSGIFSYMRPNSKTTKERDKMISVFYSVVTPMLNPMIYSLRNKDVKGALRKLTRRKTFSQGQ; encoded by the coding sequence ATGGGAGAAGAAAACCAAACCTTTGTGGCTGAGTTCATCTTCCTCGGCCTTTCACGGGACTTGCAGACCCAGATCCTGCTGTTTATTCTTTTCCTCATCATTTATCTGTTGACTGTGCTtggaaacctgctcatcatcaTTCTCACCTTCATGGATTCTCGACTTCACACGCCCATGTATTTGTTTCTTCGAAACCTGTCTTTTGCAGATCTTTGTTTCTCTACTAGCATTGTCCCTCAGGTGTTGGTCCACTTCCTGGTAAATAGGAAAACTATTTCTTTTGGAGGGTGCGTGGCCCAGATATTTGTCTTCCTTCTGGTGGGGTGCACAGAGTGTGCGCTGCTGGCGGTGATGTCCTATGACCGGTATGTGGCTGTCTGCAAGCCCCTGCACTACTCCACTGTCATGACACAACAGGTGTGTCTCCAGCTGGCGCTAGCATCCTGGGCCAGTGGGACAATAGTGTCTCTGGTGGACACCACCTTCACCTTCCAGCTTCCCTATCGAGGGCAGAACATTATAAACCACTACTTTTGTGAACCTCCTGCACTCCTCAAGGTGGCTTCGGCAGACACCTACAGCACTGAAATGGGCATCTTTGCAATGGGTGTGGTCATGCTCCTAGCTCCTGTCTCCCTGATCCTTGTTTCCTACTGTCATATTATCTCCACTGTGATCCAGATGCAGTCAGGGGAGGGCAGGCTCAAGGCTTTCTCCACCTGTGGCTCCCACCTCGTTGTCGTCATCCTTTTCTATGGGTCAGGAATATTCAGCTACATGCGTCCAAACTCCAAGACCACCAAAGAGCGGGATAAGATGATATCTGTGTTTTATTCAGTGGTGACGCCAATGTTGAACCCCATGATTTATAGCCTGCGAAACAAGGATGTGAAAGGGGCTCTCAGGAAACTAACGAGAAGAAAGACTTTTTCTCAGGGGCAGTGA
- the LOC128781038 gene encoding olfactory receptor 2D3-like, whose translation MGEENQTFVAEFIFLSLSRDLQTQILLFILFLIIYLLTVLGNLLIIILTFMDSRLHTPMYLFLRNLSFADLCFSTSIVPQVLVHFLVNRKTISFGGCMVQIFVFLLVGCTECVLLAVMSYDRYVAVCKPLHYSTVMTQQVCLQLALASWASGTIVSLVDTTFTFQLPYRGQNIINHYFCEPPALLKVASADTYSTEMGIFAMGVVILLAPVSLILVSYCHIISTVIQMQSGEGRLKAFSTCGSHLVVVILFYGSGIFSYMRPNSKTTKEWDKMISVFYSVVMPMLNPIIYSLRNKDVKGALRKLTRRKTFSQGQ comes from the coding sequence atgggagaagaaaacCAGACCTTTGTGGCTGAGTTCATCTTCCTCAGCCTTTCACGGGACTTGCAGACCCAGATCCTGCTGTTTATTCTTTTCCTCATCATTTATCTGTTGACTGTGCTtggaaacctgctcatcatcaTTCTCACCTTCATGGATTCTCGGCTTCACACGCCCATGTATTTGTTTCTTCGAAACCTGTCTTTTGCAGATCTTTGTTTCTCTACTAGCATTGTCCCTCAGGTGTTGGTCCACTTCCTGGTAAATAGGAAAACTATTTCTTTTGGAGGGTGCATGGTCCAGATATTTGTCTTCCTTCTGGTGGGGTGCACAGAGTGCGTGCTGCTGGCGGTGATGTCCTATGACCGGTATGTGGCTGTCTGCAAGCCCCTGCACTACTCCACTGTCATGACACAACAGGTGTGTCTCCAGCTGGCGCTAGCATCCTGGGCCAGTGGGACAATAGTGTCTCTGGTGGACACCACCTTCACCTTCCAGCTTCCCTATCGAGGGCAGAACATTATAAACCACTACTTTTGTGAACCTCCTGCACTCCTCAAGGTGGCTTCGGCAGACACCTACAGCACTGAAATGGGCATCTTTGCAATGGGTGTGGTCATCCTCCTAGCTCCTGTCTCCCTGATCCTTGTCTCCTACTGTCATATTATCTCCACTGTGATCCAGATGCAGTCAGGGGAGGGCAGGCTCAAGGCTTTCTCCACCTGTGGCTCCCACCTCGTTGTCGTCATCCTTTTCTATGGGTCAGGAATATTCAGCTACATGCGTCCAAACTCCAAGACCACCAAAGAGTGGGATAAGATGATATCCGTGTTTTATTCAGTGGTGATGCCAATGTTGAACCCCATAATTTATAGCCTGCGAAACAAGGATGTGAAAGGGGCTCTCAGGAAACTAACGAGAAGAAAGACTTTTTCTCAGGGGCAGTGA
- the LOC128781039 gene encoding olfactory receptor 2D2-like translates to MRQTNQTQVTEFFLLGLSDNPHNQQLLFILFLGVYLVTVVGNLLLMSLVQADSLLHTPMYFFLCNLSLADLCFSTNIVPQALVHLLSRKKVISFTRCAAQLLLFLIFGGTQCALLAVMSYDRYAAICNPLHYPSIMTWRVCAQLAVGSWTSGILVSVVDTSFTLKLPYTGSNSIAHFFCEAPALLSLASTDTWTSEMAIFLMGVVLLLLPVSLILVSYGHIIVTVVRMKSAAGRLKAFSTCGSHLVVVILFYVSGIVTYMTPKSSKEQKKLVSVFYAMVTPMLNPLIYSLRNKDMKGALRKVATRNFPCRLGNCH, encoded by the coding sequence ATGAGACAGACAAATCAGACACAGGTGACAGAGTTCTTCCTTCTGGGACTCTCTGACAACCCTCACAACCAGCAGCTACTATTCATCTTATTCCTGGGTGTTTACCTTGTCACTGTGGTTGGAAATCTGCTTCTCATGTCCCTTGTACAGGCTGACTCCCTGCTTCACACAcctatgtatttctttctctgcaaTTTATCTCTGGCTGACCTCTGTTTCTCCACCAACATCGTTCCTCAGGCCCTTGTCCACCTGCTATCCAGAAAGAAAGTCATTTCATTCACACGTTGTGCAGCTcagcttctcctcttcctcatttttgGGGGAACACAGTGTGCCCTTTTGGCAGTGATGTCTTATGATCGGTATGCAGCCATCTGTAACCCTTTGCATTACCCCAGCATCATGACTTGGAGGGTGTGTGCCCAGCTGGCTGTGGGATCCTGGACCAGTGGCATTCTGGTATCTGTGGTGGACACCAGCTTCACACTAAAGCTTCCCTACACAGGCAGCAATAGTATTGCGCATTTCTTTTGTGAGGCACCTGCCCTGTTGAGCCTCGCATCCACAGATACCTGGACTTCAGAGATGGCCATTTTCCTCATGGGGGTTGTGCTTCTCCTCTTACCTGTTTCCCTCATCCTGGTGTCATATGGCCATATCATAGTGACTGTGGTCAGGATGAAGTCAGCTGCGGGAAGACTCAAGGCATTCTCTACCTGTGGATCCCACCTCGTGGTGGTCATTCTTTTTTACGTGTCAGGAATTGTCACCTACATGACACCAAAGTCctccaaagaacagaaaaaactgGTGTCTGTGTTCTATGCAATGGTGACCCCCatgcttaatcccctcatctacagcctgaggaacaaaGACATGAAGGGAGCTCTGAGGAAAGTGGCTACAAGGAATTTTCCATGCAGGCTTGGAAATTGCCACTGA